The Delphinus delphis chromosome 11, mDelDel1.2, whole genome shotgun sequence DNA segment CTGAAATATCACAACTGAAATACAaccgcacgcacgcacgcacacacatcagagctctccttctctcctgagcCATGTGGAATTCACTTCCCTGTAAACCTGTTCCCTTCCTCATGCTTCCTCACACACGAATGAGTCTGTTCTATCATTTCTACCAGCAAGGCTGCCTCTGACCCAGGTCAGAAGTCACCGATTTCACACAGGAGGATCCCGCTGGAGACCATGAACTATTCCTGTGTAGTAAGTAGCTGTCTGTTCTTCAGGGAATTACTACCTGTGGGTTGTTACCAAAGAACTTTGCAATTTGAAAGATGCTGACGGCAGTGACTGGCAACGGCTGGGTCTCTGCCAGCCTCCAGAGCCCAACCCGGAGAATAAAGCGGAAGCCACAGAGCCCGTGAGCCTCCCACACGATGTTTTCCATACCTTGGCAGATTTCTTCCTGATGGGGATCTGTACCGCCCCCGGGACCCACAGGGCCGTCACATCCAAACCCAGGGGGAGCCTTTGCCAGACGCACGGCAGAGTGGTGCAGGTTCCCAAAGCCAGGGCTGAGCTGGAGTCCTTGGTGTGTGTTTATCGTTACTGTTCTTGGGTGCCTTATACTCTCAAAGTATTTAGGGGCTGACAGACCCTTTGTGTTTTATACTAAACAGGAGCGATTCCAAAGCAGATCTTTTCTGAGCAGGCTCTGACGCCCTCTCTCCAGCCCAGACGCTCTGGGTGTGATTGGTGGGGAATCCGGGGCCGCAGGAAGCCGAGGTGTGCAGAGAAGAGCAAATGGAATCTTAGTCACTTTACTGGCAGTGGTTCCAGGCAATTAGAAAATGGctataaaataactttaatttttgtttaattttgggtCTTACTCATTTTCCCTTTAGGAGATGGAACTGATCGTATATATTGATTTCTATCCTGAATTTACGGGAACTTATATGTTTGGAATGTCCTACTGTAAGACTGATGAATGTAAAGAGTTAATTTCAGGGTACAGTTTTGCcttaatggttttaaaaaataaactatttttaaaaattacctggcGAGTTTTCAGTGATGCTATGAGATGAACTGTGTTGTTTGGTCTGAAGAAAACCGATCCTCAGCTGTAGGGTCTGCCCTTAACCCAGAACAgtcccccagccccagagctGACGTGGCCTCTACCTGTAGAGTCCAGTGACAGAGCGGACCTGGGGCAACGCGGCCCCAGAAGACAAAACCCAGCACAAACGTCGGTCAGTAAAAGCCCTTTATTCATACTCTCATCAAACACGTTTCTAACACCCTCCAGGCAGTGTGCGCTGGTCCTGCGGAAACTACAGAATCGGACAGAGCAGTTCCTGCCCTCTAAGAACTGGCAGGCACATCGTGAGCCCACAATCAGTGTCTCACCAATTGCTAAGGTGGGCGCCGTGAGGGCGGGGGTGCTGCGGTCTTCGGAGCACCGGGGTCTGGGGTCTGCCTTTTGGGCGCCCTCTCTGCGTGGCTCCTGGCCCTGTTGCTGCTGCAGGCGGACCCCAGCTCCCTCTGGCTGCAGACACGGCTCCCGATGGCCCAGAAACAAGGTCGGTGACAGCGGCTCCCAGCTTGGCCCCATCTCCGAGCCAGGCCACAGAAGCCCGCTGGCCAGGAGCCCCGTGCAGCACACTGCTGCGGACCTGGTACCCGACTGGACTCATGTTCGAGAACCAGGCTGGCTGGCAGGCCTCTTGGATGggacttcccttttctccaagtcTTGCTGAATTTCCTGAGGGAAAGCATCAATGTTCTCCCGCACACAGGGGAGGCAAAATCTCTTGGAGTAGAAGAAACTGCAGTCCTGAAAGAAGAGGGGGGCGGAGGAGCCTGAGTGCCAAGGGATGCACACTGCAGCGCCCCCAGAGCCTCCGGGAATCCCTCTTCCTCAGACCCCAATGAGACCCTCTAACTGACCCCAGCTTGCCTGTCCCCTACCCCTCTGCTGGCTGCAGGGACCCACCCATAATGCAGCAGACCAGCTGCGTGACTGTGAGGGCTCCCAGGACCACCAAGGCCAGGAAAGGCTGCTGCTCACACAGTCCCTGGGAAAGGCTCACGTGTCACCTCTCTCACAGTCACTCACGTGAGGTCCCAGCCACggggagagagggaaagtggCCCCGGCTGCACGTGGCTTACCCACCGGGCCCACGCACACCAGCCTGCCGCATACGCTGCATCTCGAGCCGAGGATCAGGAATCTGTCCTTGTTGGGGGTGAAGGGGTCCCTCATGACGTAGCTCTCCTCCAGGAGGCTGCGGGACAGGAAGTGGTGCCGGTGGGCAGAATGGCCCAAACCTCTGCTGACGAAAGGTAGCCGGCTGCACGGACCTCCCCGGGGCCTGCTCGCCGTGCGAGCTCATCGCGGGGAGGGGTGGCCCCCAGTGCCACCAAGTAGTAGCAGAGAGGCGAGCAGTGGCGCCcggctgggatgaaatgagaccTGCTCCGGGCTCCGTGTCGACCGCAGGGAAAGAACCACTCCTCCTCGGCCCCAAGAAGGGCTGCTGCAACTCAGCCCCCAGACCCCAGCCTGACTCAGCAGGGCGGCGGGCGGGCACAAGGCCTCCATGCGAGCTCTCCaagccctcccctcacctccGGGATGACACCCGCTCCCAAACTGCCTGCTTCCACACAGGGAGAACAGGGCGCTTTACGCTGGCTAAGGTTCTGGCCTCACAGCGCACATCAGAAAGGAGACAGACAGGATAGGATCCGAGGCGACACCCCAGGTTCCTCCAGCCTGGCCCCCCCGGTCCCACGTAATGTAGTGGCCAGATCCCCACAAGGTGGCCTCTGATGGAGGACAAGTTGAAGGTCAAGAATCAAGCCCCGGGACCCACTGGCGCTACTCTGGGCCATCCGTGGGCAGGTGCACAGGAAGCTGGTCCTCAGGGCTCACTCCCACCAGTACAAAGAGCCGCAAGGCGGGCAGCTTCCCGCTGAGAAGGTGTCATCGCAGGAACCAGCGGGACCAGTGACAAGGCCCAGCCCCAGACGCGATGGCCTCTGCGGCTCCCTGCGTTCCCAGCTGCTGAGCTGTTTCAGCCTGAGCCACGGTGCTTCCACCCCGCAGCCGGAGCAGGTGCTGGACTCTGGGCTGAGCAGGGACGTAGGGACTTGGAGGTTCTAGGAGAGCCGGATGGCGTCGAACCTTGCCCTATGCCTTCTTGGGTCACACCTGAAGTGCCCAGAGCCTGGGCCGGGTGGCCCCAGACACAACACCCAAGCCCTGTGTCAGACTTAGGCCAGCCAGCTCTGGGCGGGCTCCCTGGGGTGCTGGGACCCTGGTACTCACGCGACAGACTGGGCGCCGGGGGGCTGCTGCCCCACGTAGCTATACGGAGCAGTTAAGGCACAGAGCTGGCACTCAAACACACCCAAGGGGCGGCGCTCCGCCTCACACTCCATCTGCAAGGTCAAAAGACAGGGCATGTCGCCTACAGGACCAAGAGCTACCCACATCTCAAAGCTCCCCACTGCCTGCTTCTTACCCACAGGTGAGAAGGGCAGCGTACAGACAAGGCACCTCAAGTTCAGAGTAAGTGACgagacctgctcaaggtcacacgtTCTTTTCAAGCGCACTTAAGCTAGTCACCAAGATAGactatattctgggccataaaatgaGCCTCAAGCTTTAAAAGCCTGAAATCATAGAGTACATGCTCCAACCCCATAATAATTAAAATCAGTAACAAAGAGATAC contains these protein-coding regions:
- the CDPF1 gene encoding cysteine-rich DPF motif domain-containing protein 1 codes for the protein MGMVPCTLAEIGYGKPQLDGGRGGSPPRGPAPRLTAHAPWARRRGGAAAAAAATAVVMECEAERRPLGVFECQLCALTAPYSYVGQQPPGAQSVALLEESYVMRDPFTPNKDRFLILGSRCSVCGRLVCVGPVGKPRAAGATFPLSPWLGPHDCSFFYSKRFCLPCVRENIDAFPQEIQQDLEKREVPSKRPASQPGSRT